The following proteins come from a genomic window of Geomonas sp. RF6:
- a CDS encoding energy-coupling factor ABC transporter ATP-binding protein, whose product MEKPQRLSVDIKRFAYPDGSVALADIQLSITEGEFAGILGSNGSGKTTLLKVMDGLIKGYEGESRLDGVNVLRLHPREIYAKMGLVFQNPDDQLFAHSVFEDTAFGPRNMGCAENEVRQRVEEALYSVDMAEYAGKAIQHLSYGQKKRVCIAGLLAMGHGILLLDEPTAGLDPMGEYRMMELLTRLNRERGVTVVMATHSVDLVPVFLHRLHILSRGRLVRGGTPEEVFTAPEELHSVKLRLPHIAELIYRLKHEEKLPFRRIPLTVGAARREIVEAMRGVPEGAW is encoded by the coding sequence ATGGAAAAGCCGCAACGTCTCTCGGTCGACATAAAACGGTTCGCATACCCGGACGGCAGCGTCGCGCTCGCCGATATCCAACTCTCCATTACGGAGGGGGAATTCGCAGGGATCCTCGGCTCCAACGGCTCCGGCAAGACCACCCTTCTGAAGGTCATGGACGGGCTCATCAAGGGGTACGAAGGGGAGTCGCGCCTGGACGGCGTGAACGTGCTGCGTCTCCATCCGCGCGAGATCTATGCAAAGATGGGGCTCGTCTTCCAGAACCCCGATGACCAGCTCTTCGCGCATTCGGTCTTTGAGGACACCGCCTTCGGGCCCCGCAACATGGGGTGCGCGGAGAACGAGGTCCGCCAGAGGGTGGAGGAGGCGCTGTACAGCGTTGATATGGCGGAGTATGCGGGGAAGGCGATACAGCATCTGAGCTACGGCCAGAAGAAAAGGGTGTGCATCGCGGGGCTTCTCGCGATGGGGCACGGGATTCTCCTTCTGGACGAGCCGACGGCGGGGCTCGACCCGATGGGGGAGTACCGCATGATGGAGCTCCTGACGCGACTCAACAGGGAGCGCGGCGTGACTGTGGTGATGGCTACCCACAGCGTCGACCTGGTCCCCGTTTTCCTGCACAGGCTGCACATTCTCAGCCGTGGCAGGCTGGTGCGGGGAGGGACTCCGGAGGAGGTCTTCACCGCGCCCGAGGAGTTGCACAGCGTCAAGCTGCGGCTCCCGCACATCGCGGAGCTTATCTACCGGCTGAAGCACGAGGAGAAACTACCGTTCCGAAGGATCCCCCTCACGGTGGGGGCGGCCCGGCGGGAGATCGTGGAGGCCATGAGGGGTGTGCCGGAAGGGGCGTGGTAG